One Setaria viridis chromosome 3, Setaria_viridis_v4.0, whole genome shotgun sequence DNA window includes the following coding sequences:
- the LOC117849118 gene encoding uncharacterized protein, with protein MDAYCAVVRKLEAHFEYLEFHHVPREHNVATAILSKLGSKCTQVSVDPTPTDVLMIEAEDDWRAPFIAFITDNMSPEDKAEHEKLARCSTNYVVISKELYKKAASNDILMKCILRN; from the exons ATGGATGCCTATTGCGCCGTGGTCCGCAAACTTGAGGCTCACTTTGAGTATCTCGAGTTCCATCATGTCCCCAGGGAACACAATGTTGCCACCGCcatcctatccaagctcggCTCGAAATGCACCCAAGTCTCG GTCGACCCAACGCCCACCGATGTCCTGATGATCGAGGCAGAGGATGACTGGCGCGCACCTTTCATCGCATTCATCACCGACAACATGTCCCCAGAGGATAAAGCTGAGCACGAAAAGCTCGCACGATGCAGCACCAACTACGTTGTGATCAGTAAGGAGTTGTACAAGAAGGCCGCATCTAACGACATTCTGATGAAGTGCATCCTCCGCAACTAA
- the LOC117849557 gene encoding uncharacterized protein, which yields MALAFATAAASASASGLRLAPFSLPPPHPLRTSPSRGLLHAAGTSFPRPRRCGCGPVVRCAKRTGKRRYPSEKKRLDKRHKELLRQAAPEEGSEGRESGYWRLSKLAVPASDDPGKDFTGISLPLLQAIAKAIKFPVASMLPDEAFTVIRKSFDARKVLKEPQFSYTVDMDVKKLLDMEPRAWDFIARLEPKLGAVEYMPKEKLASDLVSMLNVSNEGYNNELGIRDTHNGSICPQDKKPRVAVIGSGPSGLFASLVLGELGAKVTLLERGQPVEQRGRDIGALAVRRILQSESNFCFGEGGAGTWSDGKLVTRIGRNTDGVQAVMKTFVHFGAPRNILVDGKPHLGTDKLVPLLRNFRHYLKELGVTIRFNARVDDLIVEEGQVKGIVVSDSELRPGSGSQKLSFDAVVLAVGHSARDTYNMLQQHNVDISPKSFAVGLRIEHPQELINSIQYSELAAEVQKGRGRIPVADYKIVKSLGEIDAGDEVDIAEQSRTCYSFCMCPGGQVVLTSTDPSELCINGMSFSRRASKWANSALVVTVSSHDFKPFESHGPLAGVEFQREFERRAAMMGGGNFVVPAQRVTDFINNRLSVTTLPSSSYRLGVRPSKLHELFPPYITEALQQSIIMIDREMPGFVSSEALLHGVETRTSSPLQISRHGETYESTSLRGLYPVGEGAGYAGGILSAAVDGMYCGFALAKQLSLFHGDIESFLGKAQKQTGFVKY from the exons ATGGCGCTGGcgttcgccaccgccgccgcctccgcctccgcctcgggcCTCAGGCTCGCACCCTTCTCCTTGCCGCCCCCACACCCGCTGCGCACGAGCCCTagccgcggcctcctccacgccgcggGCACGTCCTTCCCGCGGCCGCGTCGATGCGGGTGCGGCCCCGTGGTGCGCTGCGCGAAGCGCACGGGGAAGCGGCGGTACCCGTCAGAGAAGAAGCGGCTGGACAAGCGCCACAAGGAGCTGCTCCGCCAGGCCGCTCCGGAGGAGGGAAGCGAGGGGCGGGAGTCCGGGTACTGGCGGCTCTCCAAGCTCGCAGTCCCCGCCAGCGACGACCCCGGCAAGGACTTCACCGGCATTTCCCTGCCGCTTCTCCAGGCCATCGCCAAAGCCATCAAGTTCCCG GTTGCTTCTATGCTCCCTGATGAGGCCTTCACTGTTATCCGCAAGTCATTTGATGCACGAAAG GTTTTGAAAGAACCTCAGTTCAGTTATACTGTTGATATGGATGTTAAGAAGCTTCTTGATATGGAGCCAAGGGCATGGGATTTTATTGCTCGGTTGGAACCCAAACTTGGAGCTGTAGAATACATGCCTAAAGAGAAATTAGCTTCAGATCTGGTCAGCATGCTCAATGTTAGCAACGAAGGTTACAATAATGAATTAGGAATCAGGGATACTCATAATGGTTCAATTTGTCCTCAAGATAAGAAGCCAAGAGTGGCAGTTATAGGAAGCGGACCATCTGGCTTGTTTGCTTCCCTTGTACTAGGTGAGCTTGGTGCGAAAGTTACCTTATTGGAGCGTGGTCAGCCTGTTGAACAAAGAGGGCGTGACATTGGGGCTCTAGCAGTTAGACGAATTCTACAATCAGAGAGCAACTTTTGCTTCGGCGAG GGTGGTGCAGGTACATGGAGTGATGGGAAGCTTGTGACAAGGATAGGAAGAAACACTGATGGTGTTCAGGCT GTTATGAAAACATTTGTTCACTTTGGAGCCCCTCGAAACATTTTAGTTGATGGGAAACCTCACTTGGGTACCGATAAACTTGTTCCTCTCCTGCGAAACTTCAGGCACTACTTAAAAGAATTGGGT GTTACCATAAGATTTAATGCTAGAGTAGATGATCTTATAGTGGAAGAAGGACAGGTAAAGGGAATCGTGGTCTCTGATTCAGAACTACGGCCGGGTTCTGGCAGCCAGAAGCTATCATTTGATGCCGTTGTATTGGCTGTTGGTCACTCAGCTCGTGACACATATAACATGCTTCAGCAGCATAATGTCGACATAAGCCCAAAAAGTTTTGCA GTCGGCTTAAGAATTGAGCATCCCCAAGAACTGATAAACAGTATCCAA TACTCTGAACTGGCTGCTGAAGTACAGAAAGGACGTGGGCGGATACCTGTGGCAGATTACAAAATTGTGAAGTCTCTTGGTGAAATAGATGCAGGGGATGAGGTTGACATTGCCGAACAAAGTCGCACTTGTTACTCATTTTGCATGTGCCCCGGTGGACAG GTTGTTCTAACTAGCACAGATCCATCAGAATTGTGCATCAATGGCATGTCATTCTCACGACGTGCATCGAAGTGGGCAAACTCAGCACTTGTGGTCACTGTATCTAGTCATGATTTCAAACCATTCGAATCCCATGGTCCTCTTGCAGGTGTTGAATTCCAG AGAGAATTTGAAAGAAGAGCAGCTATGATGGGTGGAGGAAATTTTGTTGTCCCGGCACAGCGTGTCACAGATTTTATCAACAACAGATTGTCAG TTACAACTCTCCCATCATCAAGCTACAGGTTAGGAGTTCGTCCATCCAAACTCCATGAGCTATTTCCTCCTTACATAACTGAAGCTCTACAACAGTCAATAATAATGATTGACAGAGAG ATGCCAGGCTTTGTTTCTAGTGAGGCCCTACTTCATGGTGTGGAG ACTAGGACGAGCTCTCCCTTGCAAATTTCACGACATGGAGAGACATACGAAAGCACATCATTGCGAGGATTATATCCAGTTGGTGAAGGTGCTGGCTATGCTGGGGGCATCTTAAGCGCTGCTGTGGATGGTATGTATTGCGGTTTTGCTTTAGCCAAACAGCTTTCTCTATTCCATGGTGATATAGAGTCATTTCTTGGCAAAGCACAAAAGCAAACAGGTTTTGTAAAATATTGA